From the Nostoc sp. PCC 7107 genome, the window CGATATTAAAGCACAGGTAGAATATTACATCAGTCTTTATGTGCGATCGCGCGGTCTGTCCAAACCCTATGTCACTCCAGAAGCCCTACGCCGCTTGCAGTCCTATGACTTTCCTGGGAATCTGAAGGAATTAAAAAATTTAGTAGAACGAGCAATTATTCAAGCCGGTACAAGGCAAGAATTAACCGAAGAAATTTTCTGGTCAGCCCAAACCAAGAAAAAAGAATTTCGCGTCAACTTGTTGAATTCCTATCCTGGGTTGCGAAAGTTCTTACGCAGTGACTGGTGGCCAGACCGGATTAACTATGGCTTGACTGTAGTAGTTTTTCCCATCCTCATTGCGGTGTTATTTGTGGGGCCGCAAACACGCGATCGCAATTTTGCTTTAAATTTATTTTGGGCTTGGTGGTGGCCTTTCTTTTTATTGATCTTTCCCTTTTTAGGTCGCGTCTGGTGTAGCGTCTGTCCTTTCATGATTTACGGCGAAATTACCCAAAAGCTATCTCTGTGGTTATTTCCCCGCCAACTCAAACGCTGGCCGCGAGAAACAGCCGAAAAATGGGGCGGATGGTTCTTATTTGGCTTATTTACCTTAATTTTCCTTTGGGAAGAACTCTGGCACTTAGAAAATACAGCTTACCTATCTGCTTGTTTGCTGTTGTTAATTACCGCCGGGGCAATGATTTTCTCCGCCATCTTTGAACGGCGGTTTTGGTGTCGCTATCTTTGCCCCATTGGCGGAATGAATGGTTTATTTGCCAAACTCTCTATGACAGAACTACGCGCCCAGCAAGGTATTTGTTCTGCTACCTGCACCACTTATCAATGTTACAAAGGTGGGCCGCAAAAAGGGGAAGGGATGGAAACCAATGGCTGTCCATTATATTCCCATCCCGCCCAGTTAGAAGATAACAGAGATTGCGTTTTGTGTATGACTTGTTTAAAAGCCTGTCCCCATCGTTCCGTTGAATTTAACTTGCGTCCCCCCGGAATAGAACTGTGGACAACTCATGTACCACGCAAATATGAGGTTGCATTATTATTTTTACTCTGGGGTGGTGTATATCTGCATCGTTTACCAGAATTGCAGTCATGGTTGGGTCTACAACTGGATTTAACTGATTTTTGGCAGCATTTAGGGTTATCACTCTTAGTTTTAATTATCCCCGCTGCTGTAACTTGGGTCGGACATGGTTTGATCAAGCTATTCAATTTTCAACGCAAGCCAAAATCATTCACCGAACTTGCATATAGCTACTTACCATTGGTGCTAGGCGGAAACTTAGCTCACTACCTACATTTAGGTTTGGCAGAAGGCGGGCGAATTTTACCCGTGACTTTGGCTACTTTTGGATTAAATAGCGAACATTTGCCTGTATTAATAGCACATCCAGCAGTTATTGACTTTTTGCAAGGCGCTACTTTAATTTTATCCGTGCTGTTAACTATAGTGTTAACGCAAAAAATAGCACGCCAACCGCTGCGATCGCTTTTTTGGCAACATTTAGCAACTATTGGGTTAGCAGCTAGTATGTGGGTATTAATAGTCTTTTAACTAGAATCACTTTATACATTCAATACCTAAAATTTAAAATCCGCCATTGAATTCAAAGATTGGATAAATTTTGAGTACGAAGTTTATTACTGCTTCAATTTTTGTTTATATTATCACTCAGTATAGATGTAGCTAGATCTCGATATCCTCATCAACTGTAACTTCTTATGATGTCAATACCTACTGTTAATCCTCAAGCAGGAGGTTATGCTGTAGATGCTTTAGCTCTTGCTAATCAACGTCCAGCAGCTAATTTTGTCAAACAGCCCTTACACAGATCAACCTCAAGCATCATAAAAAGATTAATAGACATTTTAGGAGCTATTGTTGGACTAATTATCACAGCTATTGTGGCAATTCCTATAGGAATTATCACCAAAATCACTAATCCCGGGCCAATATTTTATTCCCAAATTCGCTGCGGTATCAACGGCAAACCTTTTCGTATTTGGAAGTTCCGTTCTATGGTGGTAAATGCCGAGCAAATCAAGCATCTGGTAAAAAATCAAGCTCAAGGTCACATATTTAAAGCTGTTGATGACCCTCGCATCACTCCCATAGGTAAATTCTTGCGTCGTACTAGCTTAGATGAATTTCCCCAGTTTTGGAATGTTTTCAAGGGAGAAATGAGCTTGGTTGGGACGCGCCCCCCAACGCCTGATGAAGTAATACACTATGCACCGCATCACTGGGAAAGGTTAAAAGTTAAGCCAGGTATGACGGGAGAATGGCAAGTTAATGGACGTTCCAGCATCAAAGATTTTGAAACGATTGTAAAAATGGACGTTGATTATCAACGCAAGTGGTCGGTAGTTTATGACCTGATGCTGATATTTAAAACCATCTGGGTGGTATTGAATAAGAGTGGCGCTTGTTAGTTAAAATTAACCTTTCACACCACTACCTGTTTCAGTCGGTACGATGTAGCGTTGTAAAAACAGAAATAATATTAGTACTGGGGCGATGGAAATTATCGAACCAGCAGCTACTAAGCGCCAGTCTAACGAAAAAGTACCCGCTAATTTTGCCACGCCTAAAGGTAATGTGTAGAGTTTCTCGTCTTGAATGACAATTAACGGCCAGAGAAAATCACTCCAAGAACCAATAAAGACGAAAATTGCCAGAGTAACCAATGCAGGACGAATCGCTGGTAACATAATGTGCCACCACAAGCCTAACTCTGAACTACCATCCATCCGCGCCGCTTCTTCGATTTCTTTGGGTACACCTATAAAAGCTTGTCGCAGTAAAAAAATGCCAAAAGCCGAGGCTAAACTAGGAAACATCATTCCCCAATAGGTGTTTACTAAACCTAATTGGACTGTCAAAATATACAGGGGAATCATCACAATCTGAAAGGGAATCATGATTGTTGAGACGATCGCAATAAATATCCAGTCTCTCCCTGGAAATGATAGTCTGGCTAATGGGTAAGCAGCTAAAGCACAAAATAATAAATTCAAACCAACAGTCAGTAGAGAAACCAACGTACTGTTATATAAATATTGGGCAAATGGTAAAGATTGCCACACCGTAGCAAAGTTACCCAGTGTCGGTTGGCTGGGGAGTAATTGTGGCGGCGACTGTAATATATTTTCGGTGGGTGACTTCAACGCTGTACTAATTAACCAGAGTAAAGGAAATAGCGTGATAAGTGCGATCGCTCCTAATAAACTATAGGTAATCAAAATTTGCCAGCGCGAGTTTTTTAGTTGTAGCTTCATAAAATTTTCCTTACCTCTTGATAATTTAGGCTATTTAAGCCCCTCTCCGACGCGGAGAGGGGGTGGGGAGAGGTTCATAGAACAAAGTGTATTTTAAGGATAAATAAGGAATTTAGTTTCTGTCGCAATCGCTTGTAACGGTTTATCCCAAGTTTCTACAGGTAGTTGCGGCAAGTAAGCAAAATCAAATACTATACCTACAGTTGATTTATTTGCCCATTCAGGAG encodes:
- a CDS encoding carbohydrate ABC transporter permease, with amino-acid sequence MKLQLKNSRWQILITYSLLGAIALITLFPLLWLISTALKSPTENILQSPPQLLPSQPTLGNFATVWQSLPFAQYLYNSTLVSLLTVGLNLLFCALAAYPLARLSFPGRDWIFIAIVSTIMIPFQIVMIPLYILTVQLGLVNTYWGMMFPSLASAFGIFLLRQAFIGVPKEIEEAARMDGSSELGLWWHIMLPAIRPALVTLAIFVFIGSWSDFLWPLIVIQDEKLYTLPLGVAKLAGTFSLDWRLVAAGSIISIAPVLILFLFLQRYIVPTETGSGVKG
- a CDS encoding sugar transferase, yielding MSIPTVNPQAGGYAVDALALANQRPAANFVKQPLHRSTSSIIKRLIDILGAIVGLIITAIVAIPIGIITKITNPGPIFYSQIRCGINGKPFRIWKFRSMVVNAEQIKHLVKNQAQGHIFKAVDDPRITPIGKFLRRTSLDEFPQFWNVFKGEMSLVGTRPPTPDEVIHYAPHHWERLKVKPGMTGEWQVNGRSSIKDFETIVKMDVDYQRKWSVVYDLMLIFKTIWVVLNKSGAC
- a CDS encoding sigma 54-interacting transcriptional regulator → MTSQETVIWLQEHTTLGILSSAALNAIAQVLEARVISQGSNLVSAGIPPEGLYILKDGQIESDISNKSNFALACGFLPGAVINLKELLLDELTPSTIVALTECQIWVIPASEFRTLASQYPEITQALSRSLAQELAEVTSALTYEQERSVALRPYLVTKAQRGIVGTSRYAVRLREQIREAASDRKSVEIFGEPGLEKDNIAALIHYGSPKRREPIIKINCGILQTSGIDLFGRAGGKSGLLEWLGEGTLVLNNIQELPPELLPAMVQLIKTGTYNPVTRTGEPTAAPRSSQARILIISEKTQSKIERCVGRVIKVPPVRVRKTDIKAQVEYYISLYVRSRGLSKPYVTPEALRRLQSYDFPGNLKELKNLVERAIIQAGTRQELTEEIFWSAQTKKKEFRVNLLNSYPGLRKFLRSDWWPDRINYGLTVVVFPILIAVLFVGPQTRDRNFALNLFWAWWWPFFLLIFPFLGRVWCSVCPFMIYGEITQKLSLWLFPRQLKRWPRETAEKWGGWFLFGLFTLIFLWEELWHLENTAYLSACLLLLITAGAMIFSAIFERRFWCRYLCPIGGMNGLFAKLSMTELRAQQGICSATCTTYQCYKGGPQKGEGMETNGCPLYSHPAQLEDNRDCVLCMTCLKACPHRSVEFNLRPPGIELWTTHVPRKYEVALLFLLWGGVYLHRLPELQSWLGLQLDLTDFWQHLGLSLLVLIIPAAVTWVGHGLIKLFNFQRKPKSFTELAYSYLPLVLGGNLAHYLHLGLAEGGRILPVTLATFGLNSEHLPVLIAHPAVIDFLQGATLILSVLLTIVLTQKIARQPLRSLFWQHLATIGLAASMWVLIVF